A DNA window from Boseongicola sp. contains the following coding sequences:
- a CDS encoding P-II family nitrogen regulator (indirectly regulates nitrogen metabolism; at high nitrogen levels P-II prevents the phosphorylation of NR-I, the transcriptional activator of the glutamine synthetase gene (glnA); at low nitrogen levels P-II is uridylylated to form PII-UMP and interacts with an adenylyltransferase (GlnE) that activates GlnA): protein MKKVEAIIKPFKLDEVKEALQEIGVQGLSVLEVKGFGRQKGHTELYRGAEYVVDFLPKVKIEVVLGDDQVDAAIEAIIGAAKTDKIGDGKIFVSDVSQAIRIRTGEAGEDAL from the coding sequence ATGAAAAAAGTCGAAGCGATTATCAAACCGTTCAAGCTGGACGAGGTGAAGGAAGCCCTTCAGGAGATTGGCGTTCAGGGATTGAGCGTGTTGGAAGTGAAGGGTTTTGGCCGCCAGAAGGGTCATACCGAGCTTTATCGCGGCGCGGAATACGTTGTGGACTTCTTGCCGAAGGTAAAGATCGAGGTGGTTCTGGGCGACGATCAGGTTGATGCCGCTATTGAGGCGATCATCGGTGCTGCCAAGACCGACAAAATCGGCGACGGCAAAATCTTTGTCTCCGACGTAAGCCAGGCAATTCGCATTCGCACCGGGGAAGCCGGTGAGGACGCGCTCTAA
- a CDS encoding NAD(P)H-hydrate epimerase — translation MTELLTAAQMRAIEQAAIDSGKVTGLELMERAGQGVVEAIFEEWPELAKGERRAVVLCGPGNNGGDGFVVARLLKEQGWEVEVFLYGDPEKLPPDAKVNFERWARVGAVEFIRSKDTTDYLYFADFDVAVDALFGTGLTRSIPESTLHWAFFFNDSQSKDGTPHTVAVDLPSGLDTDGGGIIGEFAIAPVELTVTFHKEKVGLTAGNGPRICGKVVVKDIGL, via the coding sequence ATGACAGAACTCCTGACAGCCGCGCAGATGCGCGCCATTGAACAAGCCGCGATAGACTCCGGCAAAGTGACCGGTCTGGAGCTGATGGAGCGCGCTGGGCAGGGCGTGGTTGAAGCGATCTTCGAAGAATGGCCCGAGCTTGCGAAAGGAGAGCGTCGCGCTGTCGTCCTCTGTGGACCGGGCAATAACGGAGGCGACGGCTTCGTGGTGGCGCGGTTGCTGAAAGAGCAAGGGTGGGAGGTCGAGGTGTTTCTCTACGGTGACCCCGAAAAGCTGCCGCCGGATGCGAAGGTGAATTTTGAAAGGTGGGCGCGGGTTGGTGCCGTTGAGTTCATTCGATCAAAGGACACAACCGATTACTTGTATTTCGCTGACTTTGACGTGGCAGTTGACGCGCTATTTGGCACGGGGCTAACTCGCTCAATTCCTGAGTCGACCCTGCATTGGGCATTCTTTTTCAATGACAGCCAATCAAAAGACGGAACACCACATACAGTGGCAGTAGATCTGCCTAGTGGCTTGGACACCGACGGTGGCGGCATTATTGGAGAATTCGCCATAGCGCCAGTCGAGCTGACGGTGACATTTCACAAAGAAAAAGTTGGCCTCACTGCGGGAAACGGACCTCGAATTTGCGGCAAAGTCGTCGTCAAGGACATCGGCCTGTGA
- a CDS encoding NAD(P)H-hydrate dehydratase has translation MSEPKIVTKPDIASFSKSPDTHKYTHGHALILSGGPGKTGAARLAARGALRIGAGLTTIACPKAALAEVAAQTTAIMCRPIGGAPGLTELLEDQRLNALCLGPGLGLGPDTQALVLAALTHVPASEPGPRTKKGVGPGSGPGHVRSVVLDADALTRFERNPQILFDALHENCVLTPHMGEFKRLFPDIAEKLTAPATKGPAYSKVDATRDAAKRAGCTVLFKGPDTVIASADGRAAINSSAYDRFAPWLATAGSGDVLAGFITGLLARGVEPQQAAETAAWLHTECALSFGPGLIAEDLPEELPKVFRALGV, from the coding sequence ATGTCTGAACCCAAGATTGTGACCAAACCCGACATCGCGAGCTTCTCGAAATCGCCGGACACCCACAAATACACCCACGGCCACGCTCTGATCCTCTCCGGCGGTCCCGGCAAAACCGGTGCCGCGCGTCTTGCTGCGCGTGGAGCGCTCAGGATCGGCGCGGGCCTCACCACCATTGCATGCCCCAAAGCCGCGCTCGCAGAAGTTGCCGCTCAAACCACTGCCATCATGTGCCGCCCCATTGGCGGCGCACCGGGTCTGACTGAACTTCTCGAAGATCAGCGCCTGAACGCCCTGTGCCTTGGTCCCGGCCTTGGCCTCGGCCCCGATACCCAAGCTCTGGTCCTCGCCGCCCTGACCCACGTCCCGGCCTCCGAGCCGGGGCCTCGCACGAAAAAGGGAGTAGGCCCCGGATCAGGTCCGGGGCACGTCCGATCCGTGGTTTTGGATGCCGATGCGCTCACCCGCTTTGAACGCAACCCCCAGATCCTCTTCGACGCCCTCCACGAAAACTGCGTCCTCACCCCCCACATGGGCGAATTCAAACGCCTCTTCCCCGACATCGCCGAAAAGCTGACCGCCCCCGCCACCAAAGGTCCGGCCTATTCAAAAGTCGACGCCACCCGCGACGCTGCCAAGCGGGCAGGGTGCACCGTTCTGTTCAAAGGCCCCGATACCGTCATCGCCAGCGCCGATGGTCGCGCCGCTATCAATTCCTCGGCCTACGACCGCTTCGCGCCGTGGTTGGCCACCGCGGGCTCGGGCGACGTGTTGGCGGGTTTTATCACAGGCTTGCTGGCGCGGGGGGTCGAACCCCAACAAGCAGCCGAAACCGCCGCCTGGCTCCACACCGAATGCGCTCTCAGCTTCGGCCCCGGCCTCATCGCCGAAGATCTGCCGGAAGAGCTCCCAAAAGTCTTTCGCGCGCTGGGCGTCTGA
- a CDS encoding methyltransferase domain-containing protein gives MTALTSLEGQTDLPRYFSATYALASNLQNGRIDFHLPDGRIFRVDAPNPGPIAEIHVQNPDVFSRLIREGDLGFSDAYLEGWWSTPDLQTFMDVMHSDNDEMYENFSGMFMVRAYERMRHWMNNNSKSQAKKNISYHYDLGNDFYALWLDDTMTYSSAYFKTGQEDLERAQTQKYESMVDLMGAKPGDHILEIGCGWGGFAEYAAKQRGLKVTGLTISKEQYDFAVARMAKAGLSDQVEIKLQDYRDETGIYDGIASIEMFEAVGEKYWPAYFQTLRDRLKPGKNATLQIITVEDHRFEAYRKSVDFIQKYIFPGGMLPSPTVLKQQVESAGLKVAGSIEFGESYSQTLRRWHDTFNAKWDQVVSLRGFDDRFRRMWNFYLTSCAAGFHAGNIDVTQITVTKPG, from the coding sequence ATGACAGCACTCACAAGCCTGGAAGGCCAAACTGACCTTCCGCGTTACTTTTCAGCGACTTACGCGCTGGCCAGCAATCTGCAAAACGGCCGGATCGATTTCCATTTGCCCGATGGCCGGATTTTTCGCGTCGATGCACCCAATCCGGGGCCGATCGCCGAAATTCACGTCCAAAACCCGGATGTTTTTTCGCGCCTCATTCGCGAAGGCGACCTCGGGTTTTCAGATGCTTACCTGGAAGGATGGTGGTCTACGCCCGACCTTCAGACCTTCATGGATGTCATGCATTCCGACAATGACGAAATGTATGAAAATTTCTCTGGCATGTTCATGGTGCGCGCCTATGAACGCATGCGGCACTGGATGAATAACAATTCCAAGTCTCAGGCCAAGAAGAACATTTCCTATCACTATGATTTAGGCAATGATTTCTATGCCTTATGGCTGGATGACACGATGACCTATTCTTCGGCCTACTTCAAAACAGGGCAAGAGGACCTGGAGCGCGCCCAGACCCAGAAGTACGAAAGCATGGTCGACCTGATGGGCGCAAAACCCGGCGATCACATCCTCGAGATTGGCTGCGGCTGGGGCGGTTTTGCCGAATACGCTGCCAAGCAGCGCGGGCTAAAGGTCACTGGATTAACGATTTCGAAAGAACAATATGACTTCGCAGTCGCCCGTATGGCCAAAGCGGGCCTGAGTGATCAGGTCGAGATAAAGTTGCAAGATTACCGCGATGAAACAGGCATTTACGACGGAATTGCCTCGATCGAGATGTTCGAAGCCGTCGGTGAAAAATACTGGCCCGCCTACTTCCAAACCCTCCGCGACCGCCTGAAACCAGGGAAAAATGCGACGCTTCAGATCATTACAGTCGAAGATCACCGCTTTGAGGCCTATCGGAAAAGCGTTGATTTCATTCAAAAATATATCTTCCCAGGGGGCATGCTCCCGTCGCCGACGGTGCTCAAGCAGCAGGTCGAAAGTGCGGGGCTTAAAGTCGCTGGTTCCATCGAGTTTGGCGAAAGCTACAGCCAGACATTGCGGCGTTGGCACGACACCTTCAATGCCAAATGGGACCAAGTCGTATCGTTGCGCGGATTCGACGATCGCTTCAGAAGAATGTGGAATTTCTATCTAACCTCTTGCGCTGCGGGCTTTCACGCCGGAAATATTGACGTGACACAGATAACGGTCACGAAACCGGGATAG
- a CDS encoding TrgA family protein yields the protein MPTGGKLVAAIAFAALAYFITDLIKPLLPEGSRVGWFSQVNAGIGLVMGWTILGRGAGKTYRQAYGYGLTTLGATFFWSLVVWAGYEMLRRSMRLYYDGPIEALQEMAQLILDYGKLALVQDVILPAVVGALFVSWLTEFFARRWS from the coding sequence ATGCCCACAGGCGGGAAACTGGTCGCAGCGATTGCGTTCGCAGCGCTTGCATATTTCATAACTGATTTGATCAAACCGTTGTTGCCCGAAGGGTCGCGCGTTGGATGGTTCTCCCAAGTCAATGCTGGCATCGGGCTGGTCATGGGGTGGACCATCCTTGGTCGTGGCGCGGGAAAAACATACCGGCAAGCCTATGGCTATGGTCTTACAACCCTTGGGGCGACTTTCTTCTGGTCATTGGTCGTCTGGGCTGGCTACGAGATGCTGCGGCGATCCATGCGTCTATACTATGATGGTCCTATCGAGGCATTGCAGGAGATGGCGCAACTGATTCTGGACTACGGAAAACTGGCCTTAGTTCAAGACGTTATCCTGCCCGCCGTTGTTGGCGCATTGTTTGTATCCTGGCTGACTGAATTTTTCGCACGCCGTTGGTCGTGA
- a CDS encoding NUDIX domain-containing protein: MTATTNLFLYGTLRDPELLGIVAGSSPSGRQATLADHAVFWAKGEAFPIIASQPGSHTEGILIEADPTQKAGLDYYELDFGYMLVDATFSVGAEQIDGQLYVPKPKKWEIGELWSLSEWQAQHGALAREAAVEYMRLQPWLSAADAGRVFSQIRSRAFSRIRARKSPSPQVPGTTYAAADVLISKTSQPYTDYFAVREDWLQFPRYDGSLSRAVKRASFLGGDAVTVLPFDPKTEKVLAIQQFRHGALVRGDTNPWCLEPPAGRIDPGETAEEAALRELSEEAGLLANSLLKIAEYYPTSGAFSEHLTSFIARCDLDGRDAFVGGVKGEAEDILSHVMPLADLLEMCRTGQANTGPLIMSALWLEANRHTLGTE; encoded by the coding sequence GTGACTGCAACCACCAATCTATTCCTTTACGGCACGCTGCGCGACCCTGAGCTGCTTGGGATCGTTGCCGGTTCTTCGCCGTCTGGTCGCCAGGCAACGCTTGCTGACCATGCGGTCTTTTGGGCCAAAGGCGAAGCCTTTCCAATCATAGCTTCTCAGCCAGGTTCGCACACCGAGGGAATACTGATTGAAGCAGATCCGACCCAAAAGGCTGGCCTGGACTACTATGAACTTGATTTCGGGTACATGTTGGTCGATGCCACTTTCTCCGTTGGCGCGGAGCAAATCGACGGCCAACTATATGTTCCAAAGCCCAAAAAATGGGAAATAGGTGAACTCTGGTCACTTTCAGAATGGCAAGCGCAGCACGGGGCGCTCGCGCGAGAGGCGGCTGTTGAGTATATGCGGTTGCAGCCATGGCTGAGTGCTGCAGATGCCGGGCGGGTGTTTTCACAAATTCGAAGCCGCGCTTTCAGTCGCATTCGCGCCCGAAAATCACCGTCGCCGCAGGTTCCGGGAACGACCTATGCCGCGGCAGATGTTCTGATTTCCAAGACCTCGCAACCTTACACGGACTACTTTGCCGTTCGAGAGGATTGGCTGCAATTCCCCCGATATGATGGATCACTAAGCCGCGCAGTTAAGCGCGCGAGTTTTTTGGGCGGCGATGCGGTGACGGTATTACCATTTGATCCGAAAACCGAGAAAGTGTTGGCTATTCAACAGTTTCGTCATGGGGCATTGGTGCGTGGAGATACAAATCCTTGGTGTCTTGAGCCACCGGCGGGGCGGATTGACCCCGGTGAAACCGCCGAAGAGGCGGCGCTTCGCGAACTCAGCGAAGAAGCCGGATTGCTTGCGAACAGCCTTTTGAAGATCGCCGAGTATTATCCTACTTCCGGGGCATTCAGTGAGCATCTGACCAGTTTTATTGCTCGGTGCGATCTTGACGGACGCGATGCGTTTGTTGGTGGAGTCAAAGGCGAGGCAGAGGATATTTTGTCCCATGTCATGCCGTTGGCCGACCTTTTGGAAATGTGCCGAACCGGTCAGGCAAACACTGGGCCCCTAATCATGTCAGCACTTTGGCTTGAGGCCAACCGGCACACATTGGGCACCGAATAG
- a CDS encoding cysteine synthase A, translating into MNIRTDLADAIGNTPLIRLRGPSDAIGCEILGKAEFLNPGQSVKDRAALFIIRDAVATGKLRPGGTIVEGTAGNTGIGLALVGASMGFKTVIVIPETQSQEKKDMIRLCGAELVQVPAVPFKNPNNYVHYSRRLAERLNKTEKNGAVWANQFDNTANRQAHIEMTGPEIWDQTDGRVNGFVCSVGSGGTLAGIGQVLQPKGVKVALADPDGSGMHKLYTGEEPPAGNSITEGIGQGRITANLEGFTPDASYKIPDSEAFPTIFDLLQNEGICLGGSSGINIAGAIRMARDLGPGSTVVTILCDYGNRYQSKLFNPAFLREKGLPVPTWLDGADRILPSVFDD; encoded by the coding sequence ATGAACATTCGCACTGACCTCGCCGATGCAATTGGCAACACGCCGTTAATCCGTCTTCGCGGGCCGTCGGATGCCATAGGGTGTGAAATTCTGGGCAAGGCGGAATTCCTGAATCCGGGTCAGTCGGTCAAAGATCGCGCGGCGTTGTTCATTATCCGCGACGCTGTAGCGACCGGGAAGCTGCGCCCGGGTGGTACAATCGTTGAAGGTACAGCGGGCAACACCGGCATCGGGTTGGCCTTGGTTGGAGCGTCAATGGGATTTAAGACGGTGATTGTCATCCCTGAGACGCAAAGCCAGGAAAAGAAAGATATGATAAGGCTTTGCGGGGCAGAGCTTGTTCAGGTTCCTGCGGTTCCATTTAAGAATCCGAACAATTACGTGCACTATTCGCGCCGCTTGGCAGAACGACTTAACAAGACTGAAAAGAACGGTGCGGTTTGGGCCAATCAGTTCGACAACACTGCCAACCGTCAGGCTCACATTGAAATGACGGGTCCTGAAATTTGGGATCAGACCGACGGCCGAGTAAATGGATTTGTGTGTTCTGTTGGGTCGGGCGGAACGCTGGCGGGAATTGGTCAGGTTTTGCAGCCCAAAGGTGTGAAAGTGGCATTGGCCGACCCGGATGGATCGGGAATGCACAAGCTCTACACAGGTGAAGAACCGCCGGCCGGCAACTCGATAACTGAAGGCATCGGGCAGGGGCGCATTACCGCAAACCTTGAAGGTTTTACGCCTGACGCGTCCTATAAAATTCCCGACAGCGAAGCGTTTCCGACCATATTCGATCTTCTTCAGAACGAAGGCATTTGCCTTGGCGGATCCTCTGGCATCAATATAGCAGGTGCGATCCGCATGGCCCGTGACCTTGGGCCAGGCAGCACCGTTGTTACGATTTTGTGCGACTATGGAAATCGGTACCAATCCAAGTTGTTTAATCCAGCGTTCCTTCGGGAAAAAGGGTTGCCGGTTCCGACCTGGCTAGATGGCGCCGATCGGATTTTACCTAGCGTGTTTGACGACTAA
- a CDS encoding alanyl-tRNA editing protein, translated as MTRRLFLEDPYQKTAKGVVTAVTDEGGVVLDQSLFYATSGGQPGDSGKLTWADGELEVATSVKGDSGGIVLVPQSGALLPLIGTEITQSLDWPRRFGHMQVHTALHLLSVVIPLPVTGGSISAGKGRLDFDMFDPLEDKPALEAQLNALVSRDLPVSEEWITEAELDEKPGLVKTMSVRPPRGAGRIRLVRIGAGHAQVDLQPCGGTQVARTGEIGRLRLGKVEKKGARNRRVYLHLDSR; from the coding sequence ATGACACGGCGGCTTTTTCTTGAGGATCCCTATCAAAAGACTGCCAAAGGTGTAGTCACTGCTGTGACCGATGAAGGCGGCGTTGTTTTGGACCAGTCGTTGTTTTACGCAACCAGTGGCGGACAACCCGGAGACAGCGGCAAGCTGACCTGGGCGGATGGCGAATTGGAAGTAGCGACATCCGTTAAAGGAGACAGTGGTGGCATCGTCTTGGTGCCGCAATCAGGGGCTTTGTTGCCGTTGATTGGAACCGAGATAACCCAATCCCTCGATTGGCCGCGCCGGTTTGGGCATATGCAGGTTCATACGGCACTACATTTGCTGTCGGTCGTCATTCCATTGCCGGTTACAGGTGGCTCCATCTCGGCTGGCAAGGGGCGCTTGGACTTTGATATGTTCGATCCACTTGAGGACAAACCAGCATTGGAAGCGCAGCTGAACGCGCTGGTCTCCCGAGATTTGCCAGTGTCAGAGGAGTGGATTACCGAAGCGGAACTGGACGAGAAACCTGGCTTGGTCAAAACGATGTCAGTGCGGCCGCCGCGAGGTGCGGGGCGCATTCGTCTGGTTCGGATCGGAGCGGGTCATGCACAAGTTGACTTGCAACCTTGTGGCGGCACTCAGGTCGCGCGAACAGGTGAAATTGGACGGCTGAGGCTTGGCAAAGTCGAAAAGAAGGGTGCCCGGAATCGCCGTGTCTATTTGCATCTAGATAGCCGGTAA